The Candidatus Binatus sp. genome has a window encoding:
- a CDS encoding glutathione S-transferase family protein — protein MITISAFKWVPPFAQGQVRDLRVRWALEEAGLPYQVRLIDADDQASPDYRAQQPFGQVPMFEENGLVLFETGSIVLHIGARSEVLVPADDAGRARAITWLFAALNSIEVVLQPLAELDFFFPDQEWAKLRRPDAEKAVKRRLAELAAWLGDREYLEDRFTVGDLMMSTVLRIASHTDLVDAEPKLKAYQGRCEARPAFQLALRDQLASFEKR, from the coding sequence ATGATCACCATCTCTGCCTTCAAGTGGGTTCCGCCGTTCGCGCAGGGCCAGGTGCGCGATCTTCGCGTGCGATGGGCGCTGGAAGAGGCCGGCCTGCCCTACCAGGTCAGGCTAATCGACGCCGACGACCAGGCGTCGCCCGACTATCGCGCGCAACAGCCCTTCGGGCAGGTGCCGATGTTCGAGGAGAACGGCCTCGTCCTCTTCGAAACGGGATCGATCGTGCTGCACATCGGTGCTCGGAGCGAGGTGCTCGTTCCCGCCGATGATGCCGGGAGGGCGCGCGCGATCACTTGGTTGTTCGCGGCGCTCAACTCTATCGAGGTCGTCTTGCAGCCACTCGCCGAGCTCGATTTCTTCTTCCCCGACCAGGAATGGGCGAAGCTCCGCCGCCCGGATGCGGAGAAAGCGGTGAAGCGGCGGCTGGCGGAGCTCGCGGCCTGGCTTGGCGATCGTGAGTATCTGGAGGACCGTTTCACGGTCGGCGACCTCATGATGTCGACCGTGCTCCGGATCGCAAGCCACACGGACCTAGTAGACGCCGAGCCCAAGCTGAAGGCATATCAAGGACGGTGCGAGGCGCGGCCGGCCTTTCAGCTCGCGCTTCGCGATCAACTGGCCTCGTTCGAGAAGCGCTGA
- a CDS encoding alpha/beta fold hydrolase: protein MNYPSTSHTMKVPGATLYYEVRGSGPVLLMIPGGPADAGVFSGLAGCIADRHTVVAYDPRGNSRSIFDGAPEKQQLDVHGDDAARLIETVGTGPAYVLGSSGGAQIGLNLAARHPARVRTLVAHEPPCIQMLPDASQVLTATQEVYDTYLRDGVRPAMQKFMQMAGLGGPPPQAAPPLPEAQAAFARFQGNMDYFLAHGLWPISMFVPDVATLRAGPVRVVVGVGESTKGQIAYRTAVALAQKLGTERATFPGDHNGFGARPESFAATLHRVLRGT, encoded by the coding sequence ATGAACTATCCATCGACGTCGCACACGATGAAGGTGCCGGGCGCGACTCTCTACTACGAGGTCAGAGGAAGCGGCCCTGTTCTCTTGATGATCCCCGGTGGTCCGGCCGACGCCGGCGTTTTCTCAGGCCTGGCGGGATGTATCGCCGACCGCCACACGGTCGTCGCATACGATCCGCGCGGGAACTCTCGCAGCATCTTCGATGGTGCGCCGGAGAAGCAGCAGCTAGACGTTCATGGCGACGATGCGGCCCGGCTGATCGAGACTGTCGGCACCGGGCCCGCCTACGTACTCGGCAGCAGCGGCGGCGCGCAGATCGGTCTGAACCTAGCGGCGCGGCATCCCGCGCGCGTGCGCACTCTGGTGGCGCACGAGCCGCCGTGCATCCAGATGCTGCCCGACGCGTCGCAGGTACTGACGGCTACGCAGGAAGTGTACGACACCTACCTACGCGACGGCGTAAGGCCCGCGATGCAGAAATTCATGCAGATGGCCGGGCTTGGTGGACCGCCGCCGCAGGCCGCGCCGCCACTGCCCGAGGCGCAGGCGGCGTTCGCGCGCTTTCAGGGCAACATGGACTACTTCCTCGCGCATGGGCTCTGGCCGATCTCGATGTTCGTCCCCGATGTCGCCACGTTGCGTGCGGGCCCGGTCCGGGTCGTTGTTGGTGTCGGCGAAAGTACTAAGGGCCAGATTGCATATCGCACGGCGGTCGCGCTGGCCCAGAAGCTTGGGACCGAGCGAGCTACCTTCCCGGGCGATCATAACGGCTTTGGAGCGCGTCCCGAGAGTTTCGCCGCGACCCTACATCGGGTGCTCCGTGGAACATGA
- a CDS encoding SRPBCC domain-containing protein, which translates to MSEETLTDKPSVTLVRRLNATPAQVYAAWTRPEQIVKWWGPAGADMQHAVVDVRVGGTYRIGFRNPDGQENEASGVYREVVPDRRLVFTWTWRATPERNSLVTVAIEPVDGGCELTFTHAQLFDESVAASHRDGWTGALDKLEALVEGSLAG; encoded by the coding sequence ATGAGCGAAGAAACCCTTACTGACAAACCCAGCGTCACGCTGGTGCGTCGGCTGAATGCCACGCCCGCGCAGGTCTATGCCGCGTGGACGCGCCCCGAGCAAATCGTAAAGTGGTGGGGCCCAGCCGGCGCCGACATGCAGCACGCCGTGGTCGACGTCCGCGTCGGCGGGACTTACCGCATCGGCTTTCGCAACCCCGACGGTCAGGAGAACGAGGCCTCGGGTGTCTACCGTGAGGTCGTGCCCGATCGCCGGCTGGTCTTCACCTGGACTTGGCGCGCGACCCCGGAACGCAATTCCCTGGTCACCGTCGCGATCGAGCCCGTCGACGGCGGCTGCGAGCTTACCTTCACCCACGCCCAGTTGTTCGACGAAAGCGTTGCCGCGAGTCATCGCGATGGATGGACCGGCGCTCTCGACAAGCTCGAAGCACTCGTTGAAGGCAGTTTGGCGGGATGA
- a CDS encoding ArsR/SmtB family transcription factor, with translation MLAQLSKRGTASVSDLARPHPMSLPAIMKHLDVLSSAGLVTRTKTGRTVACQLGARPMEQAVEWLNRYQVFWSGSLDRLAAFVEEKK, from the coding sequence CTGCTGGCACAGCTCAGCAAACGCGGCACGGCCTCGGTAAGCGACCTCGCCCGCCCGCATCCGATGTCCCTGCCGGCAATCATGAAGCACCTGGACGTGCTCTCGAGCGCCGGGCTTGTCACCCGCACCAAAACCGGACGCACCGTAGCCTGCCAGCTCGGCGCCCGGCCGATGGAACAGGCCGTCGAATGGCTCAACCGCTACCAGGTTTTCTGGTCTGGCAGCCTGGACCGCCTCGCTGCTTTCGTGGAGGAAAAGAAATGA
- a CDS encoding BPTD_3080 family restriction endonuclease, giving the protein MANEFFEHPILNSPYEYPSRHWELDDAGQPTQNIIDRRRAAKFITPIPKPKKRKAVGQSRLLFNEGKGLSTKEQEYETDSNINEVRQRVDAWRSLPNPNQWQVTPETARLLQHWRHHKFSDIRPFFCQVEAAETAIWLIEVATQSANGKRILDKLGAANKDANPELLRFALKLATGAGKTTVMAMLIAWQTINAARHPAGKNFSRGFLVCTPGLTIKDRLRVLQPNDPDSYYASRELVPGDMLDDVKKAKIVITNYHAFMLRERIEISKGGRQLLQGRTGEELKTLETEGQMIQRVMPELMGMKNILVINDEAHHCYREKPKDIDDETLKGDEKKEAEKNNEAARTWISGLEAVNRKLGLSRVIDLSATPFFLRGSGYGEGTLFTWTVSDFSLMDAIECGIVKLPRVPVAENIPGKEMPMFRDLWENIRNEMPKKGRGKGEELDPLKLPTRLQTALEALYGHYAKTFKLWEDNGIKVPPCFIIVCQNTAISKLVYDFISGFHRKNDDGTTTLVNGRHALFRNFDETTGNPLPRPNTLLIDSEQLEAGDALDDNFRGMAADEIERFRREIVERSGDARAGDNITDQGLLREVMNTVGKPGQLGGAIRCVVSVSMLTEGWDANTVTHVLGIRAFGTQLLCEQVIGRALRRQSYELNEDGPDKGLFNVEYADIFGIPFDFTARPVIAPPQPPRETVQVKAIRPERDALEIRFPRVEGYRVELPEERLTADFNDDSILELSPDLVGPSITRNSGIIGEGVDLSLEHLADMRPSTLVFHLTHRLLYTKWRDSGEEPKLYLFGQLKRVAKQWLDTCLVCKGGTYPAQLMYQELADIACNRITDAITRKFLGERLIKALLDPYNPTGSTFYVRFNTSRADRWDTSGPPPKNQVNWVVLDSDWEAEFCRVAESHPKVIAYTKNHNLGLEVTYRYGSEPRKYLPDFIVLVDDGHGADDPLHLVVEIKGYRREDAKEKKSTMDTYWIPGVNHLGTYGRWAFAEFTDVYQIESGFKAKVESEFNKMIESATAQLAAGN; this is encoded by the coding sequence ATGGCGAATGAATTTTTTGAGCACCCGATCCTTAACTCTCCCTATGAATACCCGTCGAGGCATTGGGAGCTCGATGACGCTGGGCAGCCCACGCAGAACATTATCGACCGCCGACGCGCAGCCAAATTCATCACGCCCATCCCCAAGCCGAAGAAGCGCAAGGCCGTCGGGCAGTCGAGACTTTTGTTTAACGAAGGCAAGGGCCTCTCGACCAAAGAGCAAGAATACGAGACAGATTCCAACATTAACGAAGTGCGACAAAGAGTGGACGCGTGGCGCTCATTGCCCAATCCCAATCAGTGGCAAGTCACGCCGGAAACCGCTCGGCTCCTTCAGCACTGGAGGCATCACAAGTTCAGCGATATTCGCCCCTTCTTCTGTCAGGTGGAGGCGGCAGAAACCGCAATCTGGCTGATCGAGGTCGCAACCCAATCCGCCAACGGCAAGCGGATTCTCGACAAACTCGGTGCAGCGAACAAGGATGCCAACCCCGAGCTGCTGCGTTTCGCACTGAAACTGGCCACGGGTGCGGGCAAGACCACCGTGATGGCCATGCTCATCGCCTGGCAGACAATCAATGCTGCGCGACACCCCGCGGGCAAGAATTTCTCGCGCGGCTTTTTGGTGTGCACACCCGGCTTGACGATCAAGGATAGGCTGCGCGTCCTACAACCCAATGATCCCGACAGTTACTATGCCAGCCGCGAACTGGTTCCCGGTGACATGCTCGACGACGTTAAGAAGGCCAAGATCGTCATCACCAACTACCATGCCTTCATGCTGCGCGAGCGAATCGAAATTTCCAAAGGCGGACGCCAACTCCTCCAAGGTCGAACGGGGGAGGAACTCAAGACCCTCGAAACTGAAGGCCAGATGATCCAGCGCGTCATGCCTGAACTGATGGGGATGAAAAACATTCTCGTCATTAACGACGAGGCGCACCACTGCTATCGGGAAAAGCCGAAAGACATCGACGATGAAACTCTGAAAGGCGACGAGAAGAAAGAGGCCGAAAAAAATAACGAGGCAGCACGCACCTGGATTTCCGGCCTCGAAGCCGTGAACCGCAAACTCGGCCTCAGCCGCGTCATCGATCTCTCCGCGACGCCCTTCTTCCTGCGTGGCTCCGGTTACGGTGAAGGCACGCTGTTCACATGGACGGTGAGCGACTTCTCACTCATGGATGCGATCGAGTGTGGCATCGTCAAACTGCCGCGTGTTCCCGTGGCGGAGAACATCCCCGGCAAAGAGATGCCCATGTTCCGCGACCTCTGGGAGAATATCCGCAATGAAATGCCCAAGAAGGGACGCGGCAAAGGCGAAGAACTCGACCCGCTCAAGCTCCCCACTCGTTTGCAGACGGCCTTGGAAGCCCTGTACGGCCACTACGCGAAGACCTTCAAGCTCTGGGAGGATAATGGCATCAAGGTACCGCCCTGTTTCATCATCGTCTGCCAGAACACCGCGATCTCAAAGCTCGTTTACGATTTCATCTCCGGCTTTCACCGCAAGAACGATGACGGAACCACCACGCTGGTAAACGGGCGCCATGCACTGTTCCGCAATTTCGACGAAACCACCGGCAATCCACTCCCGCGCCCGAACACGCTGCTCATCGACAGTGAGCAACTCGAAGCGGGCGATGCGCTCGACGACAACTTTCGCGGCATGGCTGCCGACGAGATTGAACGCTTTCGCCGTGAGATAGTCGAGCGAAGCGGTGATGCCCGCGCCGGTGACAACATCACCGACCAGGGATTGCTCCGCGAAGTGATGAACACCGTCGGCAAGCCCGGCCAGCTCGGCGGCGCGATCCGATGCGTCGTGTCCGTCTCGATGCTCACCGAGGGTTGGGATGCCAACACCGTCACCCACGTCCTCGGCATCCGCGCCTTCGGCACGCAGCTCCTGTGCGAGCAGGTCATTGGTCGCGCGCTGCGCCGTCAGTCCTACGAGTTGAACGAAGATGGACCTGATAAAGGACTATTCAACGTCGAATACGCCGATATCTTCGGCATTCCCTTCGACTTCACCGCGAGGCCGGTCATCGCCCCGCCGCAGCCGCCGCGCGAGACGGTTCAGGTCAAGGCCATTCGCCCCGAGCGCGACGCGCTTGAAATCCGCTTTCCCCGCGTCGAGGGCTATCGCGTCGAGCTGCCCGAGGAGCGGCTGACTGCCGACTTCAACGACGACTCGATCCTTGAACTCAGCCCAGACCTCGTCGGCCCGTCAATCACTCGCAATTCCGGCATCATCGGCGAAGGCGTAGACCTTAGCCTCGAGCACCTCGCCGACATGCGGCCCTCTACGCTCGTATTTCACCTCACCCATCGGCTGCTCTACACGAAATGGCGCGATTCCGGCGAGGAGCCGAAGCTCTACCTGTTCGGCCAGCTGAAGCGCGTCGCCAAGCAATGGCTGGATACCTGCCTCGTCTGTAAAGGCGGGACCTATCCTGCGCAGCTCATGTACCAGGAACTCGCCGACATCGCCTGCAACCGCATCACCGACGCTATCACCCGGAAGTTCCTTGGAGAACGTCTGATCAAGGCGCTGCTTGACCCCTACAACCCCACGGGTTCTACTTTCTATGTCCGCTTCAACACCTCACGCGCCGACCGATGGGACACCAGCGGGCCGCCGCCGAAAAACCAGGTCAACTGGGTCGTGCTCGATAGCGACTGGGAAGCAGAGTTTTGCCGCGTGGCCGAATCGCATCCGAAAGTGATCGCCTACACCAAGAACCACAATCTCGGGCTGGAAGTGACATACCGGTACGGTTCCGAACCGCGGAAGTATCTCCCCGACTTCATCGTGCTGGTGGATGACGGCCATGGTGCCGACGACCCGCTGCATCTCGTGGTCGAGATCAAAGGCTACCGCCGCGAGGATGCGAAGGAAAAGAAATCCACCATGGACACTTACTGGATACCCGGCGTGAACCATCTCGGCACCTATGGCCGCTGGGCGTTTGCCGAGTTCACCGATGTTTACCAAATCGAGTCTGGTTTCAAAGCCAAAGTCGAAAGCGAGTTTAACAAGATGATCGAGTCCGCTACGGCGCAACTGGCGGCCGGGAACTAA
- a CDS encoding site-specific DNA-methyltransferase: MAKKSATRTVETLKHDEAKRKNIPTAEYESVLQKEQGASRLVKYPRNTDLDPQLVWRGKDEQDWSDLVVHAPPLYIQEKVQPKVLIDDLLKQTKEVKAQEMGSQADLFADFNGIPEGVDKTEFYQHDQNWSNRMILGDSLQVMASLAEREGLRGKVQCIYLDPPYGIKFNSNFQWSTTSRDVRDGNSGHITREPEQVKAFRDTWRDGIHSYLTYLRDRLTVARDLLGDSGSIFVQIGDENVHRVRALMDEVFGEDNFIIQVTFQKTGGIEGNYLSNTSDYILWFSKSRAEGKFRPLMTERKAGHTSLDRYDQYQVSEFCVRALTNDEKKDDAGLDPLRRFQLFPLYSEGESENASREFSFNREVFTIRKGTHWKTTHVGLTRIAQSNRIEQTTNTIRYKRFVGDVPMLPLTDRWDSTQIGTERLYVVQTSAEVVKRCILMTTDPGDLVLDPTCGSGTTAYVAEQWGRRWITIDTSRVALALARARIMGARYPFYLLADSREGQIKEAKITRTAPSSQPVHGNIRHGFVYERVPHITLKSIANNAEIDVISDKWQAVLEPLREKLNAALEQSWQEWEIPREADAKWPEAPRKLHADWWQARIARQKEIDASIAAKAESEYLYDKPYTDNRKVRVAGPFTVESLSPHRVLGVDENDELIDTVNEDDSKQSFPQMILENLKTAGVQQAHKEDRITFTALTPWPGDLVCAEGRYMEGDAEKRAAIFIGPEFGTVLRADLVAAAREAGDAGFDVLIGCAFNYEAHTTEFNKLGRIPVLKARMNADLHMADDLKNTGKGNLFVIFGEPDIDLISEKDGKLRLKVNGVDVFKPQTGEVISDGADGIACWFVDTDYNEESFFVRQAYFLGANDPYSALKTTLKAEIDPEAWATLHSDTSRPFDKPKTGRIAVKVINHLGDEVMKVFRV; this comes from the coding sequence ATGGCCAAGAAATCCGCAACCAGGACCGTCGAGACTCTCAAGCACGATGAGGCCAAGCGGAAGAACATTCCCACGGCGGAATACGAGTCCGTCCTACAGAAGGAGCAGGGGGCGTCGCGCTTGGTGAAATACCCGCGCAACACCGACCTCGATCCCCAACTCGTTTGGCGCGGGAAGGATGAGCAGGACTGGAGCGATCTCGTCGTCCACGCGCCGCCGCTCTATATCCAGGAAAAGGTCCAGCCCAAAGTACTCATCGACGATTTGCTCAAGCAAACCAAAGAAGTCAAGGCGCAGGAGATGGGCTCGCAGGCCGACCTGTTTGCCGACTTCAACGGCATTCCCGAAGGAGTCGATAAGACCGAGTTCTATCAGCACGACCAGAACTGGTCGAATCGCATGATCCTCGGTGATTCCTTGCAGGTCATGGCCAGCCTGGCCGAGCGTGAGGGTCTGCGCGGCAAAGTGCAGTGCATCTATCTCGACCCGCCCTATGGGATCAAGTTCAACAGCAACTTCCAGTGGAGCACCACTAGCCGCGACGTGAGGGATGGCAATTCCGGCCACATCACCCGTGAACCGGAGCAGGTCAAAGCTTTTCGCGACACCTGGCGCGACGGCATTCACAGCTATCTCACCTATCTCCGGGACCGACTCACCGTCGCTCGGGATTTGCTCGGGGATTCGGGATCCATTTTTGTTCAGATCGGTGATGAAAACGTACATCGAGTGCGGGCGCTGATGGACGAGGTGTTCGGGGAAGATAATTTCATCATTCAGGTCACGTTCCAGAAGACCGGGGGCATAGAAGGGAACTATTTGTCTAACACTTCGGATTACATACTTTGGTTTTCAAAGAGCCGAGCGGAAGGAAAATTTCGTCCCTTGATGACTGAGCGAAAGGCGGGACACACTTCCCTTGATCGCTACGACCAGTATCAAGTATCCGAGTTTTGTGTTCGCGCGCTGACCAACGACGAGAAAAAGGACGACGCCGGACTTGACCCGCTTCGTCGATTTCAGCTCTTCCCGCTCTACTCTGAGGGTGAATCGGAGAACGCGAGTCGTGAGTTCTCTTTCAATCGTGAGGTGTTCACTATCAGAAAAGGAACACACTGGAAGACGACTCATGTGGGATTGACGCGAATCGCACAATCGAATCGCATTGAACAAACAACGAATACGATCCGGTACAAGAGATTCGTGGGAGATGTCCCAATGCTCCCACTCACCGATAGGTGGGATTCGACGCAGATTGGGACTGAGCGTCTCTACGTAGTTCAGACAAGTGCAGAGGTGGTCAAGCGTTGTATTCTGATGACGACCGACCCGGGCGATCTCGTGCTTGACCCGACCTGTGGTTCCGGCACCACCGCCTACGTCGCCGAGCAATGGGGACGGCGCTGGATCACCATTGACACTTCGCGCGTGGCGCTGGCGCTGGCCCGTGCCCGCATCATGGGCGCACGCTATCCATTTTACCTGCTGGCCGATTCCCGCGAAGGTCAAATTAAGGAAGCAAAAATCACCCGCACCGCGCCGTCGTCGCAGCCCGTGCATGGCAACATCCGGCACGGCTTCGTCTATGAGCGCGTGCCGCACATCACGCTCAAGTCCATCGCCAACAACGCCGAAATCGATGTCATCTCGGACAAGTGGCAGGCCGTACTCGAGCCGCTGCGCGAAAAGCTCAACGCCGCGCTCGAGCAGTCGTGGCAAGAGTGGGAAATCCCGCGCGAGGCCGATGCCAAATGGCCTGAGGCACCGAGGAAACTTCACGCTGACTGGTGGCAGGCCCGCATCGCCAGGCAGAAGGAGATCGATGCCTCCATCGCCGCCAAGGCCGAGTCCGAATATCTCTACGACAAGCCCTACACGGACAATAGGAAAGTCCGCGTCGCCGGTCCCTTCACCGTCGAAAGTCTCAGTCCCCATCGCGTGCTCGGCGTCGATGAGAACGACGAGTTGATCGATACGGTAAATGAAGACGACTCCAAGCAGTCCTTCCCCCAGATGATTCTCGAAAACCTCAAGACCGCCGGCGTCCAGCAGGCGCATAAAGAGGACCGGATCACCTTCACCGCCCTCACACCGTGGCCTGGAGATCTAGTCTGCGCCGAAGGCCGCTACATGGAGGGAGATGCCGAGAAGCGCGCCGCGATTTTCATCGGCCCCGAGTTCGGCACCGTGCTGCGCGCCGACCTCGTTGCTGCTGCCCGCGAGGCTGGCGATGCCGGTTTCGACGTGCTGATCGGATGTGCCTTCAACTACGAGGCGCACACCACAGAGTTCAATAAGCTGGGCCGCATCCCGGTGCTCAAGGCTCGCATGAACGCCGATCTGCACATGGCCGACGACCTCAAGAACACCGGCAAGGGCAATCTGTTTGTCATCTTCGGTGAGCCGGACATCGATCTGATCAGCGAGAAAGACGGCAAGCTCCGGCTGAAAGTGAACGGAGTGGACGTCTTCAAACCCCAGACCGGCGAAGTCATCAGCGACGGCGCCGACGGCATCGCTTGCTGGTTCGTCGACACCGACTACAACGAAGAGAGCTTCTTCGTGCGGCAGGCCTACTTCCTCGGCGCCAACGATCCTTATAGCGCTCTCAAGACGACGCTAAAGGCAGAGATCGATCCCGAGGCGTGGGCGACGCTGCACAGCGACACCTCGCGGCCATTCGATAAACCGAAAACCGGGCGCATAGCGGTGAAAGTAATCAACCACTTGGGCGACGAAGTGATGAAGGTGTTTCGGGTTTGA
- a CDS encoding TIGR04255 family protein, whose amino-acid sequence MARKRHLSRAPITEALIDIQVTPKEGLTFDALRAGLDASAFGYYAKGAITESLLQFNLPVVGQELQTSSQAAQVGIRFHSNDEKYVAQCRLTGFTLSRLPPYENWENLRTEATRIWNVYAERLAPARVTRIATRFINNLPLPMQTGESYQLYLNKVVDVPEEAPQAVETFFQRFQLVDTETGARVILTLTQGGGAAGGVLPVILDVDAFTQTDLNPGDPAIWAILERLRDLKNRTFFGTITERAAGLYE is encoded by the coding sequence ATGGCTAGGAAGCGTCACCTCTCGCGAGCGCCGATTACTGAAGCGTTGATTGATATTCAGGTCACGCCAAAGGAAGGTCTCACGTTCGATGCATTGAGAGCAGGATTGGACGCCTCGGCGTTTGGCTACTATGCAAAAGGGGCCATCACCGAGAGTCTCTTACAGTTCAATCTTCCCGTCGTGGGGCAGGAGTTACAGACGTCTTCACAGGCGGCGCAGGTCGGAATTCGTTTCCATTCAAACGACGAGAAGTACGTCGCTCAATGTCGCTTGACGGGATTCACGTTGAGTCGTCTGCCGCCCTACGAGAACTGGGAAAACCTGAGAACCGAAGCTACTCGTATCTGGAACGTTTACGCAGAACGCCTTGCACCTGCGCGAGTAACAAGAATCGCCACGCGTTTCATAAATAACCTCCCTCTTCCGATGCAAACTGGAGAATCGTATCAGTTGTATCTCAACAAGGTGGTGGATGTCCCAGAAGAGGCGCCGCAGGCTGTTGAGACGTTTTTCCAAAGGTTCCAACTTGTAGACACCGAAACCGGTGCACGAGTCATACTCACTCTAACGCAAGGCGGTGGTGCGGCTGGTGGAGTGCTGCCCGTGATTCTCGATGTAGATGCGTTCACCCAGACAGATCTGAATCCGGGCGATCCGGCGATATGGGCGATCCTCGAACGTCTGCGCGATTTGAAGAACCGCACCTTCTTTGGAACCATAACAGAACGTGCAGCGGGGTTATACGAATGA